DNA from Kogia breviceps isolate mKogBre1 chromosome 3, mKogBre1 haplotype 1, whole genome shotgun sequence:
ggtggcttctctggtcgcagagcacaggttctaggcacttgggcttcagtagtggtggcacacaggctcagcagttgtggctcgcaggctcagtagttgtggctcacgtgcctagttgatccgcggcatgtgggatcttcccggactggggcacgaaccggtgtcccctgaattggcaggcggattcttaaccactgcgccaccagagaagccctggattTTTACTTTAAACTGTTTTTCCTAAATATAAGTGGTTTATGTTCTCTTAAAAAATTCCCAGTCTGAATTGGTATAAAAAAGAAAGTGCAAGTCTCAGTAGTCCTACTACTCAGAGATAATCACTGAGCATTTTTACGTgttcttctagattttttttttttttcggaaataaacatatatataccttttttttttttttttttttttttttttttgcggtacgcgggcctcttactgttgtggcctctcccggcctctcccgttgcggagcacaggctccggacacgcaggctcagcagccatggctcacgggcctagccggtccgcggcatgtgggatcttcccggaccggggcacgaacccatgtcccctgcatcggcaggcagactcgcaaccactgcgccaccagggaagccccacatatatactttttaagtttaaaaagttattttaggtTATTTTATAACCTGTTTTTCACTTATATATGCATCGTAGATAGGTTTCCAAGTCAATAAGTATAGTCATACATAATTGTTTCTAATGACTCTACAGATTTAATTTTATGTCTGTATCAAATTTATGTAACTAATCATCATGCAGGATTTTAAAGtcatgtatacatgtgtgtgtgtgtacttctcCACCATGTGGATAATTTACTTAAACATTTAGCTATTTTTGGATATTTAAGtagcttttcttttgttttggctATAATAAGTAACAATGCATTGAAAAATCTTGAGGAATATGGCTTTTCCCATATTTTCAGTAATTTCATGGAGTGGAAGTATTGGGTCAAAGGGCAGGGACATTTTATGATTCTTGATTTGTATCATCAAGCTGCTTTTTCAAAGGGTTGTTTGTGCCAATTCAGATACTTTCAGCAATGTGTTAGTACCAGTttctcacctcccaccccactaTCAAAGGTGGTAGATGGAGGGGGGATATTTTCCCTAAGCAGCAAAGGAGGTGGACTAAAGGAGACAGGatagagagaggagaagaggggagagTGAACATGGGgaatggagggaaggagaaaggaataaCCAGAAACAACCATTTGCCTGTAATTTTTTCCAGTGGGAAAAGTAATTCATGCTCCTTGTAAAAGacccaaacttttccaaaaatatttacatttaatatggaAGTCCTCCTCTGGTGACAGGCTCTGCTAACAGTTTATGTGTATTATTccatattatttcttttactaaTATTAATGTATTACTTGTTTTTAAAGATCTAGCTTCATACTATACACAACATAGTGAAACATTCCTGGAGATTATATCTTAGGCACCTTTGGAATGATTACCTTAAGTGTGCAGataatttttagtttaaatatcTAATTAGAATCAAATGAGAAGCAATACTGCCCCTTTTCCCTGCCAGAGAGCTCTCCCTGTTCCTCATCAGCAGTTCCCTGACCTCAGCAGCAGTCCCTCGGAGCCAGTTCTGCGAGGTTCAGTTCAGCAGGCCTTCTGCTGCCTCTGTTTCCCTTTCCCCTGGCCGCTGCTTAGGGGGTCAACCCCAGGCGACCTGCGGACCTTCTGTGGGTTGGGAAGCCAGTGGCCAAGGGCGAAGGCCGGTAGCTGCTCACAGCCCTCTGGGTGCCTTAATTGGGCCCTCCTTGCTCTCCACTCCCAGAACCTCCGTGCCTAAGATTAACCCAACCATTGTTACAAAACTCTCCTGTCAGGGCAGAACTAAACCCATCGCCTTGGGGCAGGACTGACCTGACTCTCCTGTCTTTATGGCTTCTCTCCGCATTCTCTCCGCTGGTCGGGACACCACTGCCAAAGTGACAACGGCAGTTCCAAGCGCTCTGACTGGCTTTTCCCAGAACCTATTTGGGCTCAGGAAGTCCCACACCTGGCCTGGGGCGTAGCCTTCACGTAACCCGTAAGCTCTGACTGCCCAGTCTGACTCAGTCTCTCAGCTTCCGCAGAACACCTTGTCAGCCCCGTGACTGAGTTTCTCCATTTGCTCACGCGCGCCAACAGCGTGAGGCACCTGTGCCGAAGGCGGAGGTGCCTCGGACAGCTTCTCCAGAGTATGTGCTCCCAGGCGAAACCCCAGAGACGGGTATTTACGCCGCCCAGAGTCCTCCTTCTGGACGGGCTGGTAAAGGGGTGGCAGTGACTCGGCCAGGTGCATTGGCAGGACTGCTTGAGAGACACCCTCCTGGGGCCGGCCCGCCAAGGTTCTTGAAGGGCCCAGGCCGTAAAGGGGCTGATGAGGAGACGACCGGTGCCCTCGTCCGTGCCCACTGCCGGCCGCCTGACGCAATCTGGGGCGTCCTTGCTGCACGTCTGAGCTGGGGAAACCTCCCCAGCCGTTGCATCGCTCCGCCAGGTTTGCTACAGAGGTGGAGCCGAACCAATCAGCGGGCGCGCTGGGCCTGGCGCAGGACGCGCAGTTACCCATTCAGGGGGCGGCGCGGTTAACCTGGCAGCAAGTTCCTAAGGTGATTGGCCAAAAAGGAATTTGCCCCGCCCCAATGACCGCGGCAGCTGGACGCGGTGGGTGGGGCTTCCCGGCCGGAGGGTTTAAAGGGGACCTCGGACCGGGCAGCGCAGCTGGAGCAGCCAAGCGGTGCCAGGCAAGGTGGGTACATCCGTGGTCCTTCCGTGCTCGCGCCAGAGACCAGCCCCGGAGGCCGCCCGGGCCCGTCCCTGTGTCCGGCACCATGAAGCAGGAGTCTGCAGCCCAGAACACCCCGCCCGCCTCACCGCCCCCCTCGCAGCTCCCCCAGGACGACTGCGACCCCCAAGCGTTGTGGATTTTCGGGTACGGCTCCCTGGTGTGGAGGCCCGACTTCGCCTACAGCGACAGCCGTGTGGGCTTCGTGCGTGGCTACAGCCGCCGCTTCTGGCAGGGAGACACCTTCCATCGGGGCAGCGACAAGATGGTGAGCATCTGCCCATGCCTGGGTGAATGACGGGGGTGGGGACAGGATAGTGGGCACCGCGCTTGTGCCCTGGAATGTCAGGGTCTATCTGGGCAGACGGTAACTCCGTCCCGATGGGGGAAATATGTAAACCTTGCTTACATATTTTGGCTTAAATTTGTGTGCCCAGTGGGTCACTGTGTGATGGCTATAGCCTGATCCTGTGGGTCACCGTGTTGATGAAATTTCTGATTATCAATCTGGGCCACTGCCATGTGTCTACTTCTGTTACATCTATGCATCATCCCCCTGGATGAGTGGGGCTCTCTAAGGCCTGGGACAGAAGGGTTACTAAGAGTTTTCTCTACCAATGATGGCAGagctcatttctaattttttttcaaaatctctcttccctccccagccTGGTCGTGTGGTGACCCTCCTTGAAGATCGTGAGGTAAGTGCCAGAGTCAAGAAAGAGACCCAGCATGGAGGGGTGCAGACAGACAGAGCTTGTGGATCCTTGGCTGCAGGCTAGATTAGATGCCCCACTGGCTGAGGGGAAGGGTGGGTCTAGCTAAATGCTTCTCCTAagaatcacctgaggatcttgttaaaatacagattttaataaGATTTAGAGTGGCCTGAAACTCATTCCTAACAAGCTTACAGGTGATGCCATTGTTTCTCAGACCATACTCTGAGTAGGATTTCTGTTCTTTCTGGGGCTAGATCACCTTACCAACCTGTGTTAAAGGAGAATGAGGGCTTGATATATTGCTACTAGAGTGCTCATCAGCGCTCTGCCCACCTCCCTTACAAGCACAGTACTGGGGTGGGACCAGAAGGAGCTGTGTGACTGACCCCAGTGCCCATGTTTTCTCCTAGGGCTGCACTTGGGGTGTGGCGTACCAGGTGCAAGGTGAGCAGGTGAATGAGGCCCTGAAGTACCTGAATGTGCGGGAGGCAGTGCTTGGCAGCTATGATACCAAGGAGGTC
Protein-coding regions in this window:
- the CHAC1 gene encoding glutathione-specific gamma-glutamylcyclotransferase 1 isoform X1, with the protein product MTAAAGRGGWGFPAGGFKGDLGPGSAAGAAKRCQARWVHPWSFRARARDQPRRPPGPVPVSGTMKQESAAQNTPPASPPPSQLPQDDCDPQALWIFGYGSLVWRPDFAYSDSRVGFVRGYSRRFWQGDTFHRGSDKMPGRVVTLLEDREGCTWGVAYQVQGEQVNEALKYLNVREAVLGSYDTKEVTFYPQDTPDQPLKALAYVATPQNPGYLGPAPEEAIATQILACRGFSGHNLEYLLRLADFMQLCGPQAQDEHLAAIVDAVGTMLPCFCPTEQALALV
- the CHAC1 gene encoding glutathione-specific gamma-glutamylcyclotransferase 1 isoform X2 — encoded protein: MKQESAAQNTPPASPPPSQLPQDDCDPQALWIFGYGSLVWRPDFAYSDSRVGFVRGYSRRFWQGDTFHRGSDKMPGRVVTLLEDREGCTWGVAYQVQGEQVNEALKYLNVREAVLGSYDTKEVTFYPQDTPDQPLKALAYVATPQNPGYLGPAPEEAIATQILACRGFSGHNLEYLLRLADFMQLCGPQAQDEHLAAIVDAI